The following proteins come from a genomic window of unidentified bacterial endosymbiont:
- a CDS encoding class I SAM-dependent methyltransferase, with product MSKFVREERQAVFLETHYSFNQQHQFWINANAPPFGYSDGEAIEQQLLEIVQQANDVSITSSELRQRAQESWPLMYHLHARRANLLRPVQQHLTGKVLEIGAGCGAITRFLGEVGGEILAIEGSERRAAVAAARCRDLPNVTVVVDQFHQVPIIPEYDVVTLIGVLEYARLYFPARTGIDPVDALLARARQFLKPQGVLILAIENQLGLKYFSGYAEDHTSQLMQGIEDRYSMDGVVTFGRVELAQRLQASGFAEQRWWFPFPDYKLPTLLLSENLLTQDRAIDIAPLLSSALAADAQHSELSLFSLELASQAISRNKLFGELSNSFLVIAGAQKTECPQDILGYHYATDRRAEFSKVVTFSTRNSEVCVSSERLYPPVAITQDIPLMLTLSEDEPFVKGEHWQQKLYQIVNQPGWTLEELTAWAKIWLAAFLRQARLNTLPTSESLVPGNLLDALPRNLILKQDGTAVFIDQEWQLQYAIEFGYIVFRALFFSFLTVRAIAIPQDGVPIVILELFFELTARLNLLITLPDITRYLVIEDELQSWVCDTKQMISLPMVQARLLPIRVLAINEFKKHNKIAELLESNSATINQYQEQLALLEKYIVQIHNSYSWRVMRPVRFLSKVINFILNKINQ from the coding sequence ATGAGTAAATTCGTAAGAGAAGAGCGGCAAGCTGTTTTCTTAGAGACACATTACAGCTTCAATCAGCAGCACCAGTTTTGGATCAACGCTAATGCACCGCCGTTTGGTTATTCGGATGGGGAAGCGATCGAACAGCAGCTATTGGAGATTGTACAGCAGGCCAACGATGTCAGTATCACTTCGAGTGAATTAAGGCAGCGGGCACAGGAGAGTTGGCCGCTCATGTACCATTTGCATGCACGGCGTGCGAATTTGCTGCGCCCCGTTCAGCAGCACCTCACTGGAAAGGTGCTAGAAATCGGTGCCGGTTGTGGGGCCATCACCCGTTTTTTAGGGGAAGTTGGTGGTGAAATCTTGGCCATCGAGGGGAGTGAGCGCCGAGCGGCAGTCGCCGCGGCCCGTTGTCGCGATTTGCCGAATGTCACTGTCGTCGTTGACCAATTTCATCAAGTACCGATTATTCCAGAGTATGATGTCGTCACCTTGATTGGGGTGCTGGAGTATGCACGCCTCTATTTTCCGGCTCGGACGGGTATTGATCCAGTCGATGCCCTGTTAGCCAGGGCGCGCCAGTTCTTAAAGCCACAGGGGGTACTGATTTTAGCGATTGAAAATCAGTTAGGGCTAAAATATTTTTCTGGTTATGCCGAAGACCATACCAGCCAGTTAATGCAGGGTATTGAAGATCGTTATTCGATGGATGGGGTGGTGACTTTTGGCCGTGTAGAACTGGCTCAGCGTTTACAGGCTAGCGGCTTCGCCGAACAGCGGTGGTGGTTCCCTTTCCCGGATTATAAACTGCCGACCCTGCTGCTGTCGGAGAACTTGTTAACGCAGGACAGGGCTATCGATATTGCCCCACTGTTAAGTAGCGCGCTGGCCGCTGATGCTCAACATTCAGAGCTCTCTCTATTTTCGCTAGAGCTGGCCAGTCAGGCTATTAGCCGTAATAAGCTATTTGGCGAGCTCTCAAACTCATTTCTGGTGATAGCTGGCGCACAAAAAACGGAGTGCCCACAGGATATCTTAGGCTACCATTACGCGACGGATCGCCGAGCAGAGTTTAGCAAAGTGGTCACTTTCTCTACTAGGAATAGCGAAGTGTGTGTGAGTTCTGAGCGTTTATACCCACCAGTAGCCATAACACAGGATATTCCACTGATGTTGACGCTCTCTGAAGATGAACCCTTTGTCAAAGGGGAGCATTGGCAACAAAAACTCTATCAAATTGTTAACCAGCCAGGTTGGACCTTAGAGGAATTAACGGCTTGGGCTAAAATTTGGTTAGCGGCTTTTTTACGACAGGCCAGGCTGAATACCCTGCCGACGTCGGAGTCACTGGTCCCTGGTAACTTGTTAGATGCTTTGCCACGCAACTTGATCCTTAAACAGGATGGTACGGCAGTTTTTATCGATCAAGAGTGGCAGTTGCAGTATGCCATTGAGTTTGGTTATATAGTTTTTCGGGCACTCTTTTTTAGTTTTTTAACCGTAAGGGCGATAGCGATACCGCAAGACGGGGTTCCTATCGTTATACTGGAACTCTTTTTTGAGTTAACAGCCCGTTTAAATTTGCTGATTACGCTTCCAGATATAACGCGTTATCTAGTGATAGAAGATGAGTTGCAAAGTTGGGTTTGTGATACAAAACAGATGATCTCATTGCCGATGGTGCAGGCACGTTTATTGCCTATCAGGGTGCTCGCTATCAATGAATTTAAGAAACATAATAAGATAGCAGAATTATTAGAGAGTAATAGTGCAACGATTAACCAGTATCAGGAACAACTGGCCTTGTTAGAAAAATACATTGTTCAAATACATAACAGTTACTCTTGGCGGGTCATGCGGCCAGTTCGTTTTTTATCGAAGGTGATCAATTTTATTTTAAATAAAATCAATCAGTAG
- a CDS encoding ABC transporter ATP-binding protein encodes MPCDVAVRCSRLSKYYPIYRQPSDRLRQWLWGARRQYYREFWAVRDLSLEIKRGEVVGVLGKNGSGKSTLLQMICGCVTPSSGEIVTQGRIAALLELGSGFNPEFSGLENVHLNATILGLSRREIEQRLDEILAFADIGEFIHQPVKSYSSGMAMRLAFAVAATIDPDILIVDEALAVGDIQFQAKCFRHFNQLIARGTTIIFVTHSTEQVVRHCSKAFLMAAGSIVESGDPRVVVNHYLDRMLGPKGITEPKAIDQSVGGAITASVTPVAIQQQMIPFEQQAGYNPSEYRWGNRLAVIQAFHLSPVGKTEHQTHFTTGDQLSLSFSVDFLQACQRPIFGLTLKTVDGVTVYGNNSRDCSRASTFTAVRAGTTAIVTLELSLWLAHGDYLLSLGVATDETGEVIPLDRRYDAIHMVLSNPHRSAGLAELQMNYRLEVVNQSTLPRIINE; translated from the coding sequence ATGCCTTGTGATGTTGCAGTGCGTTGTTCGCGCTTGAGTAAATATTATCCCATTTATCGCCAGCCAAGTGATCGGTTACGCCAATGGCTATGGGGCGCTCGACGACAATATTACCGCGAGTTCTGGGCAGTTCGTGATCTCTCCTTGGAGATCAAACGGGGTGAAGTGGTTGGGGTTTTAGGCAAAAATGGATCGGGAAAATCAACGCTGCTGCAGATGATTTGTGGTTGTGTCACCCCTTCCAGTGGTGAAATAGTGACCCAGGGACGCATTGCCGCCTTATTGGAACTAGGTAGCGGTTTTAATCCAGAATTTAGTGGATTAGAGAATGTCCATTTAAATGCCACAATTCTAGGGCTGAGTCGTCGAGAGATAGAACAGCGGTTAGATGAGATCTTAGCCTTTGCCGATATCGGCGAGTTTATCCACCAACCGGTCAAAAGCTACTCCAGTGGTATGGCAATGCGCTTAGCTTTTGCCGTCGCCGCCACGATTGATCCCGACATTTTAATTGTGGATGAGGCCTTGGCCGTGGGGGATATCCAGTTCCAAGCCAAATGTTTTCGCCACTTCAATCAGCTGATTGCCCGGGGCACGACCATTATTTTCGTGACACATTCGACCGAGCAAGTGGTTCGTCACTGCTCAAAAGCTTTTTTGATGGCTGCAGGGTCTATTGTTGAATCGGGCGATCCTAGGGTTGTCGTCAATCACTATCTAGACCGCATGCTAGGGCCTAAAGGCATCACAGAACCTAAAGCGATTGACCAGTCAGTAGGAGGAGCAATCACCGCTTCGGTCACTCCTGTAGCCATCCAACAACAGATGATTCCCTTTGAACAGCAGGCTGGCTATAACCCATCCGAATATCGTTGGGGCAATCGCTTAGCGGTGATCCAAGCTTTTCATCTCTCTCCAGTAGGGAAAACCGAGCACCAAACTCACTTTACCACCGGTGATCAGTTATCCCTCTCTTTCAGTGTCGATTTTTTACAGGCGTGTCAACGCCCTATTTTTGGCCTAACACTCAAGACGGTCGATGGTGTGACTGTCTATGGCAATAATAGCCGTGACTGCTCCCGTGCCAGCACATTCACCGCTGTCAGGGCTGGAACAACGGCCATCGTCACCTTGGAACTCTCATTATGGCTAGCTCATGGAGATTATTTGCTCTCTTTGGGAGTGGCCACGGATGAGACGGGTGAAGTAATCCCCTTGGATCGCCGCTATGATGCGATTCATATGGTGTTATCAAATCCACATCGTAGCGCTGGCTTAGCAGAATTACAGATGAACTATCGTTTAGAAGTCGTTAATCAAAGCACCTTGCCTAGGATAATCAATGAGTAA
- a CDS encoding ABC transporter permease → MKSLWRYRELLGLLIKREIASRYRGSMMGMLWSLLNPLVMLLIYTFVFRVVFKARWGDSGDSKTEFALVLFIGLLIFNLFTECIQRAPLLIINNMNYVKKVIFPLEILPWVTFCAALFHFAVGLAVWLLLFMVLHGLPHWTVLLLVVMLLPLAGFAIGSAYLLATLGVCCRDTSHIIGILTTVLLFLSPIFYPVSVLPERYQTIVYLNPLTWVVEQSRALLLAGQTPNVSTVLLATAGSVVILWIGFSVFQRFRQVFADAL, encoded by the coding sequence GTGAAATCACTATGGAGGTATCGCGAATTATTAGGGTTGTTGATCAAGCGAGAGATAGCGTCCCGTTATCGAGGGTCGATGATGGGCATGCTCTGGTCACTGTTAAATCCGCTAGTGATGTTGCTTATCTACACTTTTGTTTTTAGAGTGGTTTTTAAAGCGCGTTGGGGCGATAGCGGCGACTCTAAAACAGAATTTGCCTTAGTGCTCTTTATCGGTTTATTGATCTTTAATCTGTTTACGGAGTGTATTCAGCGGGCACCGCTACTGATTATCAATAATATGAACTATGTCAAGAAGGTGATTTTCCCCCTGGAGATCTTACCCTGGGTGACCTTTTGTGCCGCACTGTTCCATTTTGCCGTGGGCTTAGCGGTGTGGCTGCTACTCTTTATGGTACTGCATGGATTACCTCACTGGACGGTGTTGCTATTGGTGGTTATGCTGTTGCCGCTCGCAGGGTTTGCTATTGGGAGCGCTTACCTGTTGGCCACGCTGGGGGTTTGTTGTCGAGACACCTCGCATATCATTGGCATTTTAACGACGGTATTGCTTTTCTTGTCACCGATTTTCTATCCCGTCTCCGTGCTACCGGAGCGCTACCAAACGATAGTCTACCTCAACCCCCTGACCTGGGTAGTCGAGCAGTCGCGCGCGCTGTTGCTGGCTGGACAAACGCCCAATGTTTCCACAGTACTCTTGGCCACGGCCGGTAGTGTCGTGATATTGTGGATTGGTTTTAGCGTTTTTCAACGATTTCGACAGGTGTTTGCTGATGCCTTGTGA
- the rfbC gene encoding dTDP-4-dehydrorhamnose 3,5-epimerase → MLMIPLPISDVLRLTPQVWGDPRGCFYESFNQREFQAHSGVEWPFVQDNHSVSTQGVIRGLHYQLPPKAQGKLVRAVVGEIFDVAVDIRRSSPTFGQWVGEILSADNQHQLWIPPGFAHGFMALSARAEVLYKTTDYWDSGCERTIRWDDPAIAIVWPPCASAPLLSSKDQQALLLEQVEVFA, encoded by the coding sequence ATGCTGATGATACCGCTGCCAATTTCTGACGTGCTACGGTTAACGCCGCAAGTCTGGGGTGATCCTCGTGGCTGCTTCTATGAAAGTTTTAATCAGCGTGAATTTCAAGCGCACAGTGGTGTAGAGTGGCCATTTGTACAGGATAACCACTCAGTGTCCACCCAGGGGGTGATCAGAGGATTGCACTACCAGCTACCGCCTAAAGCCCAGGGAAAGTTAGTTCGAGCGGTGGTGGGTGAGATCTTTGATGTGGCGGTGGATATTCGTCGCAGCTCCCCGACCTTTGGTCAGTGGGTGGGTGAGATTTTATCGGCTGATAATCAGCATCAGCTCTGGATCCCCCCCGGCTTTGCTCATGGGTTTATGGCGTTGTCGGCCCGGGCTGAAGTCCTGTATAAAACCACTGACTATTGGGATAGCGGTTGTGAGCGCACGATTCGTTGGGATGATCCAGCGATTGCTATTGTGTGGCCGCCCTGTGCTAGCGCACCGCTACTATCCTCTAAAGATCAACAAGCACTACTTTTAGAACAGGTTGAGGTTTTCGCCTAA
- the rfbA gene encoding glucose-1-phosphate thymidylyltransferase RfbA, whose product MNRKGILLAGGAGTRLYPATLALSKQLLPIFDKPMVYYPLSVLMLAGIRDILIISTPQDIERYQQLLGDGQQWGVHLSYRIQPTPEGLAQALLIGEEFLAGHPVALILGDNIFYGEQLHQLLLQADRQASGATVFAYHVQDPQRYGVVEFDHSGRAISLMEKPYVPRSPYAVTGLYFYDQQAVEYARQLIPSARGELEITDLNRCYLDNNHLSVKIMGRGYAWLDTGTHESMLEASQFIATLEKRQGMKIACLEEIAFRQHWINRQQVELLAQPLLQSGYGRYLLQLLQEDPQAYADDTAANF is encoded by the coding sequence ATGAACCGTAAAGGAATACTACTGGCCGGTGGGGCGGGGACCCGTCTCTATCCAGCCACTTTAGCCCTATCAAAACAGCTGCTGCCTATCTTCGATAAGCCGATGGTTTACTACCCGTTGTCGGTACTGATGTTGGCGGGGATCCGCGATATTTTAATCATTTCGACCCCACAGGATATTGAACGTTATCAACAACTCCTAGGCGATGGCCAGCAGTGGGGGGTTCACCTCTCTTACCGGATCCAGCCCACTCCAGAGGGATTGGCACAAGCCCTGTTGATTGGTGAAGAATTTCTTGCTGGTCATCCGGTGGCCTTGATTTTAGGCGATAATATTTTCTATGGTGAGCAGCTGCACCAGCTGCTACTGCAGGCCGATCGGCAGGCTAGTGGAGCGACTGTGTTTGCTTATCATGTTCAGGATCCTCAACGCTATGGGGTCGTAGAATTTGACCACAGTGGGCGGGCTATCAGCTTAATGGAGAAGCCTTACGTTCCCCGCTCCCCCTATGCTGTAACCGGACTCTATTTTTATGATCAACAAGCGGTAGAGTATGCGCGACAACTCATACCCTCCGCCAGAGGCGAGTTGGAAATTACCGATCTCAACCGCTGTTACCTAGACAATAACCACTTATCAGTGAAAATCATGGGGCGAGGTTACGCCTGGCTAGATACCGGCACGCATGAATCGATGTTAGAGGCCAGCCAATTCATTGCCACTTTAGAAAAGCGGCAGGGTATGAAGATCGCCTGCTTGGAAGAGATCGCCTTTCGGCAGCACTGGATCAATCGTCAACAGGTGGAACTGTTAGCTCAACCGCTGTTACAGAGTGGTTACGGACGTTACCTATTACAGCTCTTACAGGAGGATCCGCAGGCCTATGCTGATGATACCGCTGCCAATTTCTGA
- the rfbD gene encoding dTDP-4-dehydrorhamnose reductase, with translation MKILLLGKNGQVGWALQRSLAALGSCQAFGRDQADLTQPNQLRQLIRQLQPTVIVNAAAYTAVDQAETATDLAYQINTAAVEVLALEAKALNAWLVSYSTDYVFDGTQAGAYDETDVANPLNVYGDSKWQGEEAIRASGCQHLLVRTSWVYGLYGDNFAKTILRLAQQRQQLSVIDDQIGTPTSADCIADVTALMLYRIHHDNTFAQQASGTYHLTAAGQTSWYHYAQFVLQQALAQGQTLQLISAQLQPIATSGYPLPAQRPANSCLNSDKLKRFFGIELPHWQHHLIRLIRTLLQPGH, from the coding sequence ATGAAAATTCTATTATTGGGTAAAAATGGTCAAGTGGGGTGGGCGTTACAACGGTCATTAGCGGCTTTAGGATCTTGTCAAGCGTTTGGTCGTGATCAAGCCGATTTGACGCAGCCCAACCAGTTGCGTCAGCTGATTCGCCAACTGCAACCGACCGTGATTGTTAATGCGGCGGCGTATACCGCGGTTGACCAAGCTGAGACAGCGACTGATTTGGCTTATCAAATCAATACCGCAGCAGTCGAGGTATTAGCCTTAGAGGCTAAAGCTCTCAATGCCTGGTTAGTCAGTTACTCGACTGATTACGTTTTCGATGGGACTCAAGCGGGCGCCTATGATGAAACGGATGTCGCTAATCCGCTCAACGTTTATGGAGACTCCAAATGGCAGGGTGAAGAGGCTATTCGCGCCAGTGGCTGCCAGCATTTGCTGGTGCGCACCAGTTGGGTTTATGGATTATATGGCGATAATTTTGCTAAAACCATTTTGCGGCTGGCACAGCAGCGACAGCAGCTCTCGGTGATTGATGATCAAATTGGGACGCCAACCAGTGCTGACTGCATTGCCGATGTCACTGCCTTGATGCTCTACCGCATTCATCATGATAATACTTTTGCTCAACAGGCTTCTGGTACCTATCATCTGACGGCAGCAGGGCAGACTAGTTGGTATCACTACGCCCAATTTGTACTGCAACAGGCGCTAGCCCAAGGGCAAACCCTGCAACTGATCTCGGCGCAGCTGCAACCGATTGCGACCAGTGGCTATCCTCTGCCAGCGCAACGGCCAGCGAATAGCTGTTTAAACAGTGATAAATTAAAACGATTTTTCGGCATTGAGTTGCCTCATTGGCAACATCACCTGATTCGTCTCATTCGTACACTCTTGCAACCAGGTCATTAA
- the rfbB gene encoding dTDP-glucose 4,6-dehydratase translates to MSIMVTGGAGFIGSNFVLEWLTIEDEEVINLDKLTYAGNINNLVSLQACERHQFIQGDIADRRVVSRLLTEHHPRAVVHFAAESHVDRSISEPDTFIQTNMVGTFQLLEAVKCYWQALTPSEQTAFRFLHISTDEVYGSLAATEPAFKESNRYQPNSPYAASKAAADHLVRAYYHTYGLPTLTANCSNNYGPYQFPEKLIPLMLHHAITHQPLPLYGDGQQRRDWLYVTDHCAALRRILQAGRPGECYNIGGHHERSNLEVVQQLCALLDQQQPRQDGHRYARQITFVTDRPGHDSRYAIDATKISQQLGWQPQETFESGLIKTITWYLTHQSWLEQVTSGAYRSWLEQQYTE, encoded by the coding sequence ATGAGCATCATGGTAACGGGCGGTGCCGGATTTATTGGTAGTAATTTTGTATTAGAATGGCTAACAATAGAGGATGAAGAGGTTATTAATCTTGATAAGCTCACCTATGCCGGAAATATTAACAACCTAGTTTCATTGCAAGCGTGTGAGCGACACCAGTTTATCCAAGGGGATATTGCAGACAGGCGTGTAGTGAGCAGATTGTTAACAGAGCATCACCCGCGCGCCGTTGTCCATTTTGCTGCTGAAAGCCATGTTGACCGCTCCATTAGCGAACCGGATACCTTTATTCAAACCAATATGGTAGGCACTTTTCAGCTCTTAGAGGCGGTGAAGTGCTACTGGCAGGCACTGACTCCTTCTGAGCAAACAGCCTTCCGTTTTTTGCATATTTCTACGGATGAGGTGTATGGATCGTTGGCAGCAACGGAGCCCGCTTTTAAAGAGAGCAACCGCTACCAACCCAATAGCCCCTATGCGGCTTCTAAGGCTGCCGCCGATCACTTAGTCCGTGCTTATTATCATACCTATGGTCTGCCGACACTGACTGCCAATTGCTCCAATAATTATGGACCCTATCAATTTCCTGAAAAATTGATTCCTTTGATGCTGCATCATGCCATCACACATCAACCACTGCCGCTGTATGGCGATGGTCAACAGCGCCGGGATTGGCTTTACGTCACCGATCATTGTGCTGCCTTACGGCGCATTTTGCAGGCAGGCAGGCCTGGGGAGTGTTACAATATTGGCGGCCATCATGAACGAAGTAACCTTGAGGTGGTACAACAACTCTGTGCCCTACTGGATCAGCAGCAACCTAGGCAGGATGGTCACCGTTATGCCAGGCAGATCACTTTTGTGACGGATCGTCCTGGTCATGACAGTCGTTATGCCATTGATGCAACGAAAATTTCCCAACAACTGGGTTGGCAGCCTCAAGAAACCTTTGAGAGTGGTCTTATAAAAACCATCACTTGGTATTTAACCCACCAGAGTTGGTTAGAACAGGTGACTAGCGGGGCTTATCGGAGTTGGTTGGAGCAGCAGTACACCGAATGA
- a CDS encoding glycosyltransferase family 2 protein has product MAVPLPEQAQVAVLLATLNGQNFLGQQLESIAQQTDADWHVYASDDGSRDDTLSLLQHYQKSWGPHKLSIGQGPQRGFAANFLSLACQPTITADFYAYADQDDIWYSDKLSRALQWFKSIPASQPALYCSRTCLLDAQGRPVGLSTLYSRPPSFPHALLQVIAGGNTMVFNQAARHLLCTAGGSCEAFSHDWWTYLLVSGCGGTVFYDRTPTVGYRQHNHNVSGSNGAWLAKFTRAKKLLQGHLRHANACNIRALQTMQTYLSLENRQLFQQFCAARDQQGWLSRLLAMRRCQVYRQTYLDNLGLLVAIVLNKI; this is encoded by the coding sequence GTGGCAGTACCTCTCCCAGAGCAAGCGCAGGTAGCGGTACTGCTAGCAACCTTGAATGGCCAAAACTTTCTCGGTCAGCAACTAGAGTCCATTGCCCAGCAAACGGATGCCGACTGGCACGTTTATGCCTCTGATGACGGCTCTAGGGATGATACACTATCGCTACTGCAGCATTATCAAAAAAGTTGGGGTCCCCATAAACTCTCTATTGGCCAGGGGCCTCAAAGAGGCTTCGCCGCTAATTTTTTGAGCTTAGCCTGCCAGCCCACGATAACAGCAGACTTTTATGCCTATGCTGATCAGGATGATATTTGGTATTCCGACAAACTGAGCCGCGCCCTCCAGTGGTTCAAGTCGATTCCAGCATCGCAGCCAGCACTCTACTGTTCCCGTACCTGTTTACTAGATGCGCAGGGGCGTCCAGTTGGATTATCAACTTTGTATAGCAGGCCACCCAGTTTTCCCCATGCCTTGCTGCAAGTGATTGCTGGGGGGAATACTATGGTGTTCAACCAAGCGGCTCGTCATTTGCTCTGTACCGCAGGCGGGTCATGTGAAGCGTTCAGCCATGACTGGTGGACTTATCTGTTAGTTTCTGGTTGTGGCGGCACGGTTTTTTATGATAGAACGCCTACCGTGGGTTACCGACAGCACAACCATAATGTATCCGGGTCTAATGGTGCCTGGTTGGCGAAATTCACTCGGGCTAAAAAACTGTTACAGGGGCACCTTAGGCATGCTAATGCCTGTAATATCCGAGCCCTGCAAACGATGCAAACCTATTTGAGCCTAGAGAATCGCCAGTTATTTCAGCAATTCTGTGCGGCACGTGACCAACAGGGTTGGTTATCAAGACTATTAGCCATGCGTCGCTGTCAGGTCTATCGACAGACTTATCTTGATAATCTGGGCTTACTAGTGGCTATAGTCCTCAATAAAATATAA